The sequence below is a genomic window from Desulfobulbus oligotrophicus.
CTGTCCTGCTTTCGGCAGACAGGTCTTGCATTTTGTTTTTCCATGATCAGGCCGGCAGATTTTTTTTGTCTTACCCCGGGTGGATGCGCTACACTATTTTGCAGTTATGAGGGTTTGACTTTGAGTTTGTGCTGCGCAGTATCCCCTGGTTCACTGTTTACATTCTTGTCAGATGAGATGTCCGCACTATGGAATTGATGTCAGGGATTGATCGCTTCATGGGAAGAAGACAGTGGTCTGTCCGGCAAAAGCTGCTGTTTGGCAACCTGTTTGTTGTTGGCAGCCTGTTCGTTCTCTGCACAGTTATCCTGTATCTGAGTCTGAGACAGTGGCAGCGGACCATTGAGCAGGATCTGGAAGCAGCGGGAGCGAGCGTTGCAGAGTCCGTCGAAACGGCATTAAACGAAGCCGTTCGCCGGTATATGTCTGACCTGATGGAGAAAACTTTGCATCAGGCGACCCGGACTCTGGCACAGGACAAAAAGGATAATCCAGTGATAGCTGCAGCCGGTAAACAGTTGCTTGGCAAGGACTTTGAGACACGTCACATCGGCAGAACCGGTTACCTGATGGGATTTGACAGCAAGGGGATCGTGCAGTTTCATCCTGATGAAACCTTTGTGGGTAAACATATTTTAAAAGAACAGACGTACCGGGAGTTCTGGCCGTTGTTCAAACAGCAGATGGGAGAAAAACAGCAACAGGTTGTCAGCCATCAGCAGCCTGAAAACAGTCGGCAGGGACGGTCCAGAAGGCTTGTTCTCTCCTATTTCGAACCCTGTGATTGGATTGTTGTCGGGATCTGGTATCCGGAAGAAATTGTACGATTCATCGATTTTCTTTCTCTGAAGCAGTGGATGGGTAATGTTCGTTACGGACGATCCGGTGTTGCCTTTTTACTCGATACGCAAGGCAAGGTGCTGTTGCACCCTGTCTTAAAGGAACAGGCAGCCGCAGTTTTGACTGCACACATTGCGGCTCTTCCCGGCTGGAGGTCCTTGGGAAAGACACAGACTGTCTGTGTGCAATGGCAGGAACCGCCGGAGCAGGCTGATCTGAAACAGTTTCTCTATTTAGGCCGTCTGCCGCGTTACGACATGATTGTCGGTATCACCACAGAGGCGAGATCTGTTTTTGCCGATTTCAAGACAGTTCGTCTGGTGACGATTATACTCCTGGTGACCGGCGCAGCCTGTGCGATAACGGGTACGGTTATGCTGAATACCAGGATTGCCGCACCGCTATGGCGGGTGTTGCAACGGGTGTCTCCATCCGGATATGATCCGGACGGGGGCGACGGTAACGAGATCAGTGCCCTTAGCCGCGCACTGACCGAGCTGGAAAGGTGTGCACTGCAATCTAAGCAGGGAAAAGAAAAACTCACTGTCGAGACGCAGCGACGGAAGAGCGCCGAGGCCTTCCTGCAAATATATAAACGCATTTTTGACAGTGCCGGCGAAGGCATGATGATTACTGATGGTACCGGTCGAATTTTGGCGGTCAATGAGTCTTTTACGAACATTACCGGGTATCAGCAGGCGGAAGTCATCAGCCGAAACCCCAGAAGTCTTCAGTCCGGACAGCATGGTGCTGAGTTTTATGAACAGATGTGGCAATCGCTTGACGAAAAGGGGGTGTGGGAAGGGGAGATCTGGAACCGGAAAAAGGATGGCACCATCTACCCGCAATGGCTGACAATCAACAGATTGCAGAGCGGTGATATCGGGACTATCCATTATTTTGCCTCGTTTTACGAGATCGGCGAACTGAAAAAACGGGAAAAGCAGATCGCCTTCATGGCAAACTATGACATCTTGACCAGGTTGCCGAACCGGTTGTATTTTGAACAAAAACTGACGAGGAGCCTTGCCCGGGTCAGGCGTGACGGCGGCAAGTTAGCCCTTCTGTATATTGACCTGGATAATTTTAAAAATATAAACGACGTCTTTGGCCACAGTCACGGTGACGATCTGCTGCAGCAGGCCAGCCAACGCTTCTCTTCTCTTTTGGACGGCAACGATGTACTCTGCCGTATCGGCGGCGATGAATTCATCCTGCTTCTGGAGCGGGTGGAGAACGACTCACTGATCTTTTTAACGGCCAGCCGGATATCTGCCGTGTTAAAGGAGCCGTTCATTCTTGATTTTAAAAAGATGTATATCAACGCCAGTATCGGCATCGCTGTGTATCCCGGTGACGGAGAAATTGCCCAGGATCTGATCAGAAGTGCCGACATGGCCATGTATCAGGCCAAACGGGAAGGAAAAAATCGTTATGCCCGGTTCAGCAAGGATATGCATAATGAGTTATATGAAAAGCTCCGGATGGAAACCGGAATACGGTACGGGCTTCTCAACCGGGAGTTTGTCGTCCACTATCAGCCGAAGGTCAAGATTGCCACCCGGCGCACTTCATCGCTGGAAGCCCTGGTTCGTTGGCAGAAAGCCGGGAAAATGATCAGCCCCGGTGCCTTTATCCCGATTGCTGAAGAGTCAAATCTGATCGATGAGATCTGTTTATTTGTCCTGCAGGAAACCTGCGCCTTTTACACCACTATGCAGCAGCAGGGTGTGGCCGTTCCTGTCAGCGTCAACATCTCTCCACGGCAGTTTCATAACCTTGATTTTGTCGACATTGTTGAGGACCTTATCCGACGATTTCAGATTGATCCCCGGTATCTGGAATTTGAAATTACGGAAACAACAGCAATGCATGATGTTGCCTATACGCTCAAGATCATGCATCGTCTGCGTGATCTGGGCATTTACTTTTCAATCGATGATTTTGGTACAGGATATTCTTCGCTTGGCTCTCTGAGCAAAATGCCGGTGAATACCCTGAAGATTGATAAGCAGTTTATTGATGATCTTGAGACGAACAGCGGTATTATCTCCACCATCATTGCGATCAGTCAGCAGATGCGTCTGAATGTTGTTGCTGAGGGAGTGGAGACTGAAGAACAGCTGCTCCGGCTCGATGCCATGGGCTGCCATGAGGTTCAGGGGTACTATTTTTCCCGGCCCATGCCCAGTAACAGCATCCTCGAATATCTGCTTGCCGAACGAAACCGTCCCGCCCAGTGAGAGACATAAGCCGTGCAGCAAACAGCCTCTTCTCTGTTTTTTGATAGCGATGATTACAAGTTGCTCGATATTGTCAACGACGTCCTCAAACGTGATTTTCGGGTACAGTATGCCGACTCGTTGATGACTCCCTACATGCATCCCCGCGGTATCAAGGAGATGGCAGCTCCCAGCGGCTTGCGAATCGCTTACGCCATTGTCAGTCTGCTGGGCTCTCTTGAAACAGGCAAGGCCAATGATCGGATTACGGCTTTGCGTATCCTGCGTGACGAAGTTTTCAGTTCCGCCACCTCCTATTACCATAAAAACACTGCCCGCGTCCTGATGCAGATCATGAAGGAGCTGGTCCGCAGTCAGGACGATCCTCTGCGGCAGTTGGAGCTGGCCCACGATTTTCATAGGGTGTACACAGGCAAGCCCTTGCGGGTGCGTGAAGAGCTGGCAAAATACCATCTTCTGGAGATGCCTGAAGACTGGAACCAGTTTGCCTTTGATGACCGCGTCCATGATGCGAATACCAAGGGGCGCAAGTCACCGACCCATCTGTTGATGGACGCATGGATCAAAGGTATCCGAAGACTGACGGTCGTGTACTACAACCATGTGGATGAGGAGGTGGTGGAAGAGTTACTGGAAGCCGCTGCCATCCTTGATATCCATGTCCGTATCGGTATTGAGTT
It includes:
- a CDS encoding EAL domain-containing protein, which gives rise to MELMSGIDRFMGRRQWSVRQKLLFGNLFVVGSLFVLCTVILYLSLRQWQRTIEQDLEAAGASVAESVETALNEAVRRYMSDLMEKTLHQATRTLAQDKKDNPVIAAAGKQLLGKDFETRHIGRTGYLMGFDSKGIVQFHPDETFVGKHILKEQTYREFWPLFKQQMGEKQQQVVSHQQPENSRQGRSRRLVLSYFEPCDWIVVGIWYPEEIVRFIDFLSLKQWMGNVRYGRSGVAFLLDTQGKVLLHPVLKEQAAAVLTAHIAALPGWRSLGKTQTVCVQWQEPPEQADLKQFLYLGRLPRYDMIVGITTEARSVFADFKTVRLVTIILLVTGAACAITGTVMLNTRIAAPLWRVLQRVSPSGYDPDGGDGNEISALSRALTELERCALQSKQGKEKLTVETQRRKSAEAFLQIYKRIFDSAGEGMMITDGTGRILAVNESFTNITGYQQAEVISRNPRSLQSGQHGAEFYEQMWQSLDEKGVWEGEIWNRKKDGTIYPQWLTINRLQSGDIGTIHYFASFYEIGELKKREKQIAFMANYDILTRLPNRLYFEQKLTRSLARVRRDGGKLALLYIDLDNFKNINDVFGHSHGDDLLQQASQRFSSLLDGNDVLCRIGGDEFILLLERVENDSLIFLTASRISAVLKEPFILDFKKMYINASIGIAVYPGDGEIAQDLIRSADMAMYQAKREGKNRYARFSKDMHNELYEKLRMETGIRYGLLNREFVVHYQPKVKIATRRTSSLEALVRWQKAGKMISPGAFIPIAEESNLIDEICLFVLQETCAFYTTMQQQGVAVPVSVNISPRQFHNLDFVDIVEDLIRRFQIDPRYLEFEITETTAMHDVAYTLKIMHRLRDLGIYFSIDDFGTGYSSLGSLSKMPVNTLKIDKQFIDDLETNSGIISTIIAISQQMRLNVVAEGVETEEQLLRLDAMGCHEVQGYYFSRPMPSNSILEYLLAERNRPAQ